A region from the Mercenaria mercenaria strain notata chromosome 7, MADL_Memer_1, whole genome shotgun sequence genome encodes:
- the LOC123555665 gene encoding uncharacterized protein LOC123555665 codes for MMKRRTYLKAFVFMSCCLSFINILVTLQAFRGLENNDKVVDLLISQKLVNALNNGTLNSRNKIESARQHTSETGNANTVRRNNSTKSEIDSVNIEKNNNNTKQIQPENEKKKRYGSMYRPLNFVPNTTHDKSHMVPYLSNDIMKKYLALPESNYTQRVMILTPIRNAERTLDTFKTQLASLSYPHHLLSVYFGESGSTDKTFEKAQMISQDLKSLQNFTDSRVINLKMAGGIHGNDNFRHKKEFQKYRRSFLANARNRLVRYAFKHGGVFDHVLWIDSDVQEFPSDLVQHLLFARSDVVATSCLVKSHEFKGIYDCNSWRETALSLKHQSQMPQDELVLECYAETERIFLPYLKIEGRIVKLDGVGGCALMVKADCFRSGLLFPEVVYKRHIETEGLAKMALDMGYSVVGLPFVEVFHKKRS; via the coding sequence ATGATGAAACGGAGAACTTACTTAAAGGCGTTTGTGTTTATGTCGTgttgtttaagttttattaacattttagtAACTTTACAAGCATTCAGGGGCCtagaaaacaatgataaagttgtGGATTTACTAATATCACAAAAACTTGTGAACGCTTTAAATAATGGTACACTAAATAGCCGGAATAAAATAGAATCGGCACGTCAACATACTTCGGAAACCGGAAATGCAAATACGGTAAGAAGGAATAATTCTACAAAATCTGAAATTGATTCAGTGAATATTGAGAAGAATAACAATAATACAAAGCAGATTCAGCCAGAAAATGAGAAGAAAAAACGTTATGGCTCAATGTACAGACCGTTAAATTTTGTACCTAATACTACACATGACAAATCGCATATGGTACCGTATTTAAGTAATGATATTATGAAGAAGTACCTGGCATTACCTGAATCAAATTATACCCAAAGAGTAATGATTTTAACGCCAATTAGAAATGCCGAAAGAACTTTGGACACATTTAAAACTCAGCTTGCGAGTTTGAGCTATCCACACCACCTTTTATCCGTGTATTTCGGAGAATCTGGAAGCACTGACAAGACATTTGAGAAGGCACAGATGATTTCACAAGATTTgaaaagtcttcaaaattttaCGGATTCTAGAGTTATAAATTTAAAGATGGCCGGTGGAATTCACGGAAATGACAATTTCAGACATAAGAAAGAATTTCAGAAGTACAGACGCTCATTTCTAGCAAATGCCCGAAATCGCCTTGTACGATACGCTTTCAAGCATGGAGGAGTTTTTGACCACGTGTTATGGATAGACAGTGACGTACAGGAATTTCCGAGCGACTTGGTACAGCACTTGTTGTTTGCGAGATCGGATGTAGTTGCAACATCATGTCTTGTGAAGTCGCATGAATTTAAGGGGATTTATGACTGCAATTCCTGGAGAGAAACTGCACTTTCACTAAAACATCAGTCACAAATGCCCCAAGACGAACTTGTGTTAGAATGTTATGCAGAAACTGAAAGAATATTTTTGCCATATCTTAAAATTGAGGGTCGTATCGTCAAACTAGATGGCGTCGGTGGATGTGCTCTGATGGTAAAGGCCGATTGTTTCCGAAGCGGTCTTCTGTTTCCGGAAGTTGTTTATAAGCGTCATATTGAAACAGAGGGACTGGCTAAAATGGCGCTTGATATGGGGTATAGTGTTGTCGGGCTTCCTTTTGTAgaagtttttcataaaaaacgTAGTTAG
- the LOC123555092 gene encoding uncharacterized protein LOC123555092 has product MKRKYKHILGKIYLVGIFWILLTILVKQIIQYDGNEVQANIAPRRLDQHTIQQNGTISKLVSVQTNATSAKKQDSTVKPTTKLVYVKTNATAAKQQSVIKPTTKSVSVKTNVLPAKILDTVKPKKEHDENDVSFWKQPLDYVPDLSETQNSDKVPYLSHKVASKYLELPNIEYKDKIAILTPLRNAEYALEQYAKQIVNLTYPHALISIYFGEDGSNDKTFEKGNQIVQQLKRRNNFAEVAALKLNISGGIHELVQVRHLKESQQYRREHIALARNRLLRFALKQNKFDYILWIDSDVAEIPPDLVQQMLFAKSDVVATSCLMRSLGYKMKYDRNSWRETNASIKQQSELEPDYLVVEGFGRSLRIALPDLKSEGRVVPLDGVGGCALMIKADCHRSGLQFPEVVYKHHIETEGLAKMARDMGYSVVGLPFVEVFHESTEK; this is encoded by the coding sequence ATGAAACGGAAATATAAACATATCTTAGGTAAAATATATCTTGTAGGGATATTCTGGATTTTACTGACTATATTAGTTAAACAAATTATACAATATGATGGAAATGAAGTACAAGCAAACATTGCTCCAAGACGTTTGGATCAACATACTATACAACAGAACGGAACAATATCAAAGCTTGTTTCTGTGCAAACAAACGCCACATCAGCGAAAAAACAAGACAGTACAGTTAAACCAACAACAAAGCTTGTTTATGTGAAAACAAATGCCACAGCAGCGAAGCAACAGAGTGTAATTAAACCAACAACAAAGTCTGTTTCTGTAAAAACAAACGTCTTACCAGCAAAGATACTCGATACAGTTAAACCGAAGAAAGAGCATGATGAAAATGATGTGTCCTTCTGGAAACAACCGTTGGATTATGTTCCCGATTTATCTGAGACACAAAATAGTGACAAGGTGCCATATCTTTCGCATAAAGTAGCAAGCAAGTATCTGGAATTACCAAACATtgaatataaagataaaatagctattttgactcCACTACGAAATGCAGAATACGCTCTTGAACAATACGCAAAACAAATTGTGAATCTGACGTACCCTCATGCTTTAATCTCGATATATTTTGGAGAGGATGGAAGTAAtgacaaaacatttgaaaaaggaaatcaaaTAGTGCAACAACTTAAGAGACGAAACAACTTTGCTGAAGTTGCagctttaaaattaaacatatccGGCGGCATACATGAACTAGTTCAAGTACGACATCTGAAAGAAAGTCAACAATATAGAAGAGAACATATTGCTTTGGCAAGAAATCGTCTACTCCGCTTTGCTCTAAAGCAAAACAAATTCGATTATATTCTGTGGATAGATAGTGACGTTGCAGAAATTCCGCCTGACCTCGTGCAGCAAATGCTCTTCGCGAAATCTGATGTCGTGGCAACAAGTTGTTTGATGAGAAGTCTtggatataaaatgaaatatgacaGGAATTCTTGGAGGGAGACGAATGCTTCCATAAAACAGCAGTCAGAACTTGAACCGGATTATCTTGTAGTGGAAGGTTTCGGCAGATCTCTAAGAATTGCTCTTCCAGATCTTAAAAGTGAAGGTCGTGTAGTTCCTTTGGATGGAGTAGGTGGTTGTGCACTTATGATCAAAGCCGACTGTCACCGAAGTGGTTTGCAGTTTCCGGAAGTTGTCTACAAACATCATATTGAAACAGAAGGTCTCGCAAAAATGGCACGTGACATGGGATATAGTGTTGTAGGTCTTCCCTTCGTAGAAGTTTTTCATGAGTCAACAGAAAAATAA
- the LOC123555091 gene encoding uncharacterized protein LOC123555091 — translation MNRRYKVVLGKLSLTVIFLIVIFTFGIQLTRYDKSKTRRVRVYKQFDLHNVNKDVKSTRSFTVNTHHASGKQHSEDNTEIESKTKKEKVENHKPYLHNQLEYIPDVSEAAKSDKVPNLSDNITRKFLKLPNITYQEKVAILTPVRNAERALERFGEQVGKLTYPHELISMFFGEDGSTDNTLEESNITAHRLKTQYKFNAADVVKLNISGGLHGDVNVRHEENVQQNRRAHMALARNRLLRFALRQNKFDFILWVDSDLAELPADLVQQMLFAKSDVVATCCLMRSVGNKFKYDRNSWRETNDSIIKQSNLEPDYLVLEGYSKTLRISLPDLKSEGRVVPLDGVGGCALLIKSKCHRSGLQFPEVVYKHHIETEGLAKMARDMGYSVVGLPFVEVFHE, via the coding sequence ATGAATCGAAGGTATAAAGTGGTGCTTGGAAAATTAAGTCTTACAGTGATTTTTCTAATTGTGATCTTCACCTTTGGAATACAGTTAACACGCTATGATAAAAGCAAAACAAGAAGAGTACGAGTGTATAAACAGTTTGATTTACATAATGTAAACAAGGATGTAAAATCAACCAGATCTTTCACGGTTAATACACACCATGCCTCCGGAAAACAACATAGTGAAGATAACACGGAAATAGAGAGtaaaacgaaaaaagaaaaagtggaaaaccacaaacCTTATTTGCATAATCAACTGGAGTATATACCGGATGTGTCTGAAGCTGCAAAAAGTGACAAAGTACCAAATCTTTCAGATAATATTACACGGAAGTTTCTGAAGTTACCAAACATCACATATCAAGAAAAAGTAGCAATTTTGACGCCTGTACGTAACGCTGAACGCGCTCTAGAACGATTTGGTGAACAAGTTGGCAAACTGACATATCCCCATGAATTGATATCGATGTTTTTCGGAGAGGATGGAAGTACAGACAACACACTTGAAGAATCAAATATAACTGCACATCGACTTAAAACACAATATAAGTTCAACGCGGCTGATGTTGTGAAGTTAAATATTTCAGGTGGTCTTCACGGAGATGTTAATGTGCGACATGAGGAAAATGTTCAGCAAAATAGGAGAGCACATATGGCTTTGGCAAGAAATCGTCTACTTCGCTTTGCTCTGCGTCAAAACAAGTTCGACTTCATTCTGTGGGTAGATAGTGACCTTGCAGAACTTCCGGCTGACCTCGTGCAGCAAATGCTCTTCGCGAAATCTGATGTCGTAGCGACATGTTGTTTGATGAGAAGTGttggaaataaatttaaatatgatAGGAATTCTTGGAGAGAGACAAACGATtctataattaaacagtctaacCTCGAACCAGATTATCTTGTACTAGAAGGTTATAGTAAAACCCTGAGAATTAGTCTTCCAGATCTTAAAAGTGAAGGTCGTGTAGTTCCTTTGGACGGAGTAGGTGGTTGTGCACTTCTGATAAAATCCAAATGTCACCGAAGTGGTTTGCAGTTTCCGGAAGTTGTATACAAACATCATATTGAAACAGAAGGTCTTGCAAAAATGGCACGTGACATGGGTTATAGTGTTGTAGGTCTTCCTTTCGTAGAAGTTTTTCATGAGTAA